A region from the Streptosporangium sp. NBC_01756 genome encodes:
- a CDS encoding sigma 54-interacting transcriptional regulator — MPHIPEPRTLRDLRASGHIHRAVKAEIRENLLARLRAGEPRFPGIVGFDDTVLPHLERALLAGHDLVLLGERGQGKTRLIRAVTGLLDEWTPVVDGCEINDHPYAPSCVRCRRLADETGEDLPISWKHRDDRYGEKLATPDTSVGDLIGDIDPIKIAEGRTLGDPETVHYGLVPRSNRGVFSVNELPDLAERIQVSLLNVLEERDIQVRGYNLRLPLDILLIASANPEDYTNRGRIITPLKDRFGAEIRTHYPLSIEAELTLIRQEAALDEVGADLPDHLVEVIARFTRLVRESTAVDARSGVSARFSIAAAETAAASAVRRAALTGEEHAVTRVADLPGIVHTLRGKVEFEVSEEGRETEVLAHLLRRATAETFRGSLGGADLAPLLERFSEGVQVESGAMVPAAELLRRVGPVPGLAKIMSRLGIGDESPGHAAAALEFALEGLYLLRRLSKDEVDGTSVYRT; from the coding sequence GTGCCTCATATCCCAGAGCCACGTACTCTGCGCGATCTTCGCGCGAGCGGCCATATCCACCGTGCGGTAAAGGCCGAGATCCGCGAGAATCTGCTGGCCCGTCTCCGGGCCGGCGAGCCGCGGTTCCCCGGCATCGTGGGCTTCGACGACACCGTCCTGCCCCATCTGGAACGGGCCCTGCTCGCCGGGCACGACCTGGTCCTGCTGGGCGAGCGCGGCCAGGGCAAGACCCGGCTCATCCGCGCCGTCACCGGTCTGCTCGACGAGTGGACCCCGGTCGTCGACGGCTGCGAGATCAACGACCATCCCTACGCACCCTCGTGTGTCCGTTGCCGCCGCCTGGCGGACGAGACGGGCGAGGACCTGCCGATCTCCTGGAAGCACCGCGACGATCGGTACGGCGAGAAGCTCGCCACCCCCGACACCTCCGTCGGCGACCTGATCGGCGACATCGACCCGATCAAGATCGCGGAAGGACGCACGCTCGGCGATCCGGAGACCGTCCACTACGGCCTGGTCCCGCGGAGCAACCGGGGCGTCTTCTCCGTCAACGAGCTGCCCGACCTGGCCGAGCGGATCCAGGTGTCGCTGCTCAACGTGCTGGAGGAGCGCGACATCCAGGTCCGGGGCTACAACCTGCGGCTCCCCCTGGACATCCTGCTGATCGCCAGCGCCAACCCCGAGGACTACACCAACCGCGGCCGGATCATCACCCCGCTGAAGGACCGCTTCGGCGCCGAGATCCGCACCCACTACCCGCTCTCCATCGAGGCCGAGCTCACGCTCATCCGCCAGGAGGCGGCGCTCGACGAGGTGGGCGCCGATCTGCCCGACCACCTCGTCGAGGTGATCGCCCGCTTCACCCGCCTGGTCCGCGAGTCGACCGCGGTGGACGCCCGGTCCGGGGTGTCGGCCCGCTTCTCCATCGCCGCGGCCGAGACCGCGGCGGCCTCCGCCGTACGGCGTGCGGCCCTGACCGGTGAGGAGCACGCGGTCACCCGGGTGGCCGACCTGCCGGGCATCGTGCATACCCTGCGCGGCAAGGTGGAGTTCGAGGTCAGCGAGGAGGGCAGGGAGACCGAGGTCCTGGCCCACCTGCTCCGCCGGGCCACGGCTGAAACGTTCCGGGGCTCCCTCGGGGGCGCGGACCTGGCACCGCTGCTGGAGAGGTTCTCCGAGGGCGTCCAGGTCGAGTCGGGGGCCATGGTCCCCGCCGCCGAGCTGCTGCGCAGGGTCGGCCCGGTGCCCGGTCTGGCCAAGATCATGTCGAGGCTCGGCATCGGCGACGAGTCCCCCGGGCACGCCGCCGCCGCGCTGGAGTTCGCACTGGAGGGCCTCTACCTCCTGCGCCGCCTGTCCAAGGACGAGGTGGACGGCACGTCGGTCTACCGCACCTGA
- a CDS encoding vWA domain-containing protein produces the protein MSYRYGEYRDGPDPLAPPYDVRSALDQMGDAVLSGSNPGHALRDLLKQGLPGAEDRRGLDDLLREVRRRRRELRERGRLDGTLERARALLETAIDQERNELMGGTGGPPPGEHTPDPSDEETRMRLSELDGLPQDTASAIQELSSYEWRSAAARRTFEELRDLLRREVLDSQFRGMKQALASPDPAAMERVREMMSELNEMLDRDARGEHTQDDFNQFMSKYGDMFPESPRNLEELVDTLARRAAATQRLLASLTPGQREELNALINQTLSAAGMEEQMRRLGESLQARRPDLSWNTPERLTGDDPMGMGDAVSALDELADLTQLEAALRQDYPGARLDDIDEGAIRRALGRSAVDDLNALRQIERELEQQGYLRRQRGKLELTPKAVRRLGETALRRVFASLESGRRGDHDQVDAGAAGELTGASRPWRFGDEQPIDVVRTVVNGVRRGGGTGTVALSVDDFEVAETERRTAAAVCLLVDLSYSMALRGTWAAAKQTSMALQALVSSKFPQDSVQIIGFSNYARVLAPDELAGLEWDMVQGTNLHHALLIAGRHLDRHPDFEPVVLVVTDGEPTAHLRRNGSAAFEWPPTQETLELTLAEVDKMTRRRATLNVFMLAEDERLKEFVNEVARRNGGRVFSSGADRLGEYVVSDFLRTRRSR, from the coding sequence ATGAGCTATCGCTATGGCGAATACCGGGACGGGCCCGACCCGCTCGCCCCGCCGTACGACGTCCGTTCGGCGCTCGACCAGATGGGCGACGCCGTCCTGTCCGGCTCCAATCCCGGTCACGCCCTGCGCGATCTGCTCAAGCAGGGCCTGCCGGGCGCGGAGGACCGGCGCGGGCTGGACGACCTGCTCCGTGAGGTACGGCGGCGCCGGCGCGAGCTTCGCGAGCGGGGGCGGCTGGACGGAACGCTGGAGCGGGCCAGGGCCCTGCTGGAGACGGCGATCGACCAGGAACGGAACGAGCTCATGGGGGGTACCGGGGGGCCTCCCCCGGGCGAGCACACTCCTGATCCGTCGGACGAGGAGACGCGAATGCGTCTTTCGGAGCTCGACGGTCTCCCGCAGGACACCGCGAGCGCGATCCAGGAGCTGAGCTCCTACGAGTGGCGCTCGGCCGCCGCCCGGCGGACCTTCGAGGAGCTGCGCGACCTGCTGCGCAGGGAGGTTCTCGACAGCCAGTTCCGTGGCATGAAGCAAGCTCTGGCCAGTCCCGACCCCGCCGCCATGGAACGGGTCCGGGAGATGATGTCCGAGCTGAACGAGATGCTCGACCGGGATGCGCGGGGCGAACACACTCAGGATGATTTCAACCAGTTCATGTCGAAATATGGAGACATGTTCCCGGAATCTCCGCGGAATCTGGAGGAGCTGGTCGACACCCTCGCGCGCCGGGCCGCCGCCACCCAGCGGCTGCTCGCCTCGCTCACCCCCGGCCAGCGCGAGGAGCTCAACGCGCTGATCAACCAAACGCTGTCGGCGGCCGGGATGGAGGAGCAGATGCGCCGCCTGGGCGAGTCGCTCCAGGCCCGCCGCCCCGACCTCTCCTGGAACACCCCGGAGCGGCTGACCGGCGACGACCCGATGGGGATGGGCGACGCGGTGTCCGCACTGGACGAGCTGGCCGACCTGACCCAGCTGGAGGCCGCGCTCCGCCAGGACTACCCCGGTGCCCGGCTGGACGACATCGACGAGGGGGCGATCCGCCGCGCGCTGGGCCGCTCGGCCGTCGACGACCTGAACGCGCTCCGGCAGATCGAGCGTGAGCTGGAGCAGCAGGGCTACCTCCGCCGCCAGCGCGGCAAACTGGAGCTCACCCCCAAGGCCGTCCGCCGTCTCGGCGAGACCGCCCTGCGCCGTGTCTTCGCCTCGCTCGAATCGGGCCGCCGCGGGGACCACGACCAGGTGGACGCGGGTGCCGCCGGAGAGCTCACCGGCGCCTCCCGGCCCTGGAGGTTCGGCGACGAACAGCCCATCGACGTGGTGCGCACGGTGGTCAACGGCGTACGGCGCGGCGGCGGCACCGGCACGGTCGCCCTGTCGGTCGACGACTTCGAGGTGGCCGAGACCGAGAGGCGCACGGCCGCGGCGGTGTGCCTGCTGGTGGACCTGTCCTACTCGATGGCCCTGCGGGGCACCTGGGCGGCGGCCAAGCAGACCTCGATGGCCCTGCAGGCACTGGTCAGCTCGAAGTTCCCGCAGGACTCGGTGCAGATCATCGGCTTCTCCAACTACGCCCGCGTGCTCGCGCCCGACGAGCTCGCCGGGCTGGAATGGGACATGGTCCAGGGCACGAACCTGCACCACGCCCTGCTGATCGCGGGCCGCCACCTGGACCGCCACCCCGACTTCGAGCCGGTCGTGCTCGTGGTCACCGACGGTGAGCCGACCGCACACCTGCGGCGCAACGGTTCCGCGGCCTTCGAGTGGCCGCCCACCCAGGAGACGCTGGAGCTGACACTGGCCGAGGTGGACAAGATGACCCGGCGCCGGGCGACGCTCAACGTGTTCATGCTCGCCGAGGACGAGCGGCTGAAGGAGTTCGTGAACGAGGTCGCCCGGCGCAACGGCGGCCGGGTGTTCTCCTCCGGCGCCGACCGGCTGGGCGAGTATGTCGTCAGCGACTTCCTGCGAACCCGCCGGTCACGCTGA
- a CDS encoding DUF6292 family protein: protein MGGKHVEPYTEEWLRQPALYVSRVVEALGAEAADWWEGPCDPRTVTVLLNGGDALVWDEESGWRRGRYVSGGRDTCTVLADARYLGGGLLLRPERVPSAVADARAGVGNSTAWRPCYRSYRHYRDGFDGALGGYLGYVDA, encoded by the coding sequence GTGGGTGGGAAACATGTCGAGCCGTACACCGAGGAGTGGCTGAGGCAGCCGGCTCTCTACGTGAGCCGTGTCGTCGAGGCGCTGGGCGCCGAGGCCGCCGACTGGTGGGAGGGTCCCTGCGACCCGCGCACCGTCACGGTCCTCCTGAACGGCGGCGACGCGCTGGTATGGGACGAGGAGAGCGGTTGGCGCCGCGGCCGTTACGTGTCCGGCGGCCGTGACACCTGCACCGTGCTCGCCGACGCCCGCTACCTCGGCGGTGGCCTGCTGCTCCGCCCGGAGCGGGTCCCCTCCGCCGTCGCCGACGCCCGGGCGGGCGTCGGCAACAGCACGGCCTGGCGGCCCTGCTACCGCTCCTACCGTCACTACCGCGACGGCTTCGACGGTGCACTCGGCGGTTACCTCGGCTACGTCGACGCGTGA
- a CDS encoding cystathionine gamma-synthase gives MSEGFETLAIHAGQEPDPHTGAVVPPIYAVSTYKQDGVGGLRAGYEYSRSANPTRTALEEAMAAVEGGVRGLAFASGLAAEDAVLRTVCKPDDHVIIPNDAYGGTYRLFSKVHSRWGLHYDPAPLGSLNAVASAMTQKTRVVWVETPTNPLLGIADIAALAELAHDNGALLVVDNTFASPYLQQPLSLGADIVVHSTTKYVGGHSDVVGGALVTADAGLGAELAFHQNAMGAVAGPFDAWLTLRGLKTLGVRMDRHCDNAERVVDLLLAHPKVTSVLYPGLPEHPGHEVAAKQMKRFGGMVSFRVAGGEAEAVEICNRAKLFTLGESLGGVESLIEHPGRMTHASAAGSPLEVPGDLVRLSVGIESIDDLLLDLSQALG, from the coding sequence ATGAGTGAAGGATTTGAGACGCTCGCCATCCACGCAGGTCAGGAGCCCGACCCCCACACCGGGGCCGTTGTTCCGCCGATCTACGCGGTGTCGACGTACAAGCAGGACGGCGTGGGCGGGCTGCGCGCCGGATATGAGTACAGCCGGTCGGCCAACCCGACCAGGACCGCGCTGGAGGAGGCCATGGCCGCCGTCGAGGGCGGTGTCCGGGGTCTGGCCTTCGCCTCCGGCCTCGCGGCCGAGGACGCCGTGCTCCGTACGGTGTGCAAGCCGGATGATCACGTCATCATCCCGAACGACGCCTACGGCGGCACCTACCGGCTGTTCTCCAAGGTCCACTCGCGCTGGGGCCTGCACTACGACCCCGCGCCGCTGGGGAGCCTGAACGCGGTGGCGTCGGCCATGACCCAGAAGACGAGGGTCGTCTGGGTCGAGACGCCCACCAACCCGCTGCTCGGCATCGCGGACATCGCGGCGCTGGCCGAGCTCGCGCACGACAACGGCGCGCTGCTGGTGGTCGACAACACCTTCGCCTCGCCCTATCTCCAGCAGCCGCTGTCGCTGGGCGCGGACATCGTGGTGCACTCCACTACCAAGTATGTCGGCGGCCACTCCGACGTGGTCGGCGGTGCGCTCGTCACGGCCGACGCCGGTCTGGGGGCGGAGCTCGCCTTCCACCAGAACGCGATGGGCGCGGTGGCGGGGCCGTTCGACGCGTGGCTGACGTTGCGCGGCCTCAAGACCCTGGGCGTGCGGATGGACCGCCACTGTGACAATGCCGAGCGGGTGGTGGACCTCCTGCTCGCCCACCCGAAGGTGACCTCGGTCCTCTACCCGGGGCTGCCCGAGCACCCCGGCCACGAGGTCGCGGCCAAGCAGATGAAGCGCTTCGGGGGCATGGTCTCCTTCCGGGTGGCCGGCGGGGAGGCGGAGGCGGTCGAGATCTGCAACCGGGCCAAACTGTTCACGCTGGGTGAGTCGCTCGGCGGGGTCGAGTCGCTGATCGAGCACCCCGGGCGCATGACGCACGCCTCCGCCGCGGGTTCGCCGCTGGAGGTCCCCGGCGACCTGGTCCGGCTGTCTGTCGGCATCGAGTCGATCGACGACCTTCTCCTGGACCTGAGCCAGGCGCTGGGGTAG
- a CDS encoding sensor histidine kinase, giving the protein MGDTHRVVYWIQRLSEFTLIGWLSLLLLIDLAVAPGGDWTMWLRALCGAAGVLAVLWRRTRRVSGFAVLLALSFTCTLIIEITGATGMPGLAETGSLLILTIGGLRWIEPIRRAALFSAASMIVLEAAAGRVTQTGHSLATGFLVLFGWSVAAAIGAYLRFQLERRKEAVSSVRRAERLELARELHDLVAHHITGIVVQAQAARVVAERQPEAVVPSLEAIAGAGADALTSMRRLVSVLRAEDEAARSPGTRLMDMRVMVERFSAGGPRVAFEIGQGVTDETLTPEVMTTLHRVLQESLTNVRRHAPGAGWVEADLRLVGDHDGWASNGDRDARGRPGPTRSAVRLRVRNHGSAADIRVSRLGGGFGLVGMAERVEALGGRLVAGPTPEGAWEVLAEFLV; this is encoded by the coding sequence GTGGGAGATACACATCGCGTCGTCTACTGGATCCAGCGGCTCAGCGAGTTCACCCTCATCGGCTGGCTCTCCCTGTTGCTCCTGATCGACCTCGCGGTGGCGCCGGGCGGTGACTGGACGATGTGGCTGAGGGCGCTGTGCGGCGCCGCCGGCGTGCTGGCCGTACTGTGGCGCCGCACCCGGCGGGTCAGCGGGTTCGCCGTCCTGCTGGCGCTCTCGTTCACCTGCACGCTGATCATCGAGATCACCGGCGCCACGGGGATGCCGGGACTGGCCGAGACGGGGTCGCTGCTGATCCTGACGATCGGCGGGCTGCGCTGGATCGAGCCGATCAGACGCGCCGCGCTGTTCTCCGCGGCGTCGATGATCGTGCTGGAGGCCGCGGCGGGACGCGTCACCCAGACCGGCCACTCCCTCGCCACCGGCTTCCTCGTCCTCTTCGGCTGGTCGGTCGCCGCCGCGATCGGCGCCTACCTCCGTTTCCAGCTGGAGCGCCGCAAGGAGGCGGTGAGCTCGGTACGGCGGGCCGAACGCCTGGAACTCGCCAGGGAGCTGCATGACCTGGTCGCCCACCACATCACCGGGATCGTCGTCCAGGCCCAGGCGGCCAGGGTCGTCGCCGAACGGCAGCCGGAGGCGGTGGTCCCCTCGCTGGAGGCGATCGCGGGCGCCGGCGCCGACGCGCTGACCTCGATGCGCCGCCTGGTGAGCGTGCTGCGGGCCGAGGACGAGGCCGCCCGGTCCCCCGGCACCAGGCTCATGGACATGCGGGTCATGGTGGAGCGTTTCTCCGCCGGCGGCCCCCGGGTCGCCTTCGAGATCGGCCAGGGTGTCACCGACGAGACTCTGACGCCGGAGGTGATGACCACCCTGCACCGGGTCCTGCAGGAGTCGCTGACCAATGTCCGCCGGCATGCCCCGGGCGCCGGATGGGTGGAGGCGGACCTGAGACTGGTCGGCGACCACGACGGGTGGGCCTCGAACGGCGACCGGGACGCGCGCGGCCGGCCGGGCCCGACGAGGAGCGCGGTACGGCTGCGCGTGCGCAATCACGGTTCCGCGGCCGACATCAGGGTCTCCCGTCTGGGAGGCGGGTTCGGCCTGGTGGGCATGGCCGAGCGCGTCGAGGCGCTCGGCGGGCGACTCGTCGCGGGACCCACCCCGGAGGGCGCCTGGGAGGTGCTGGCGGAGTTTCTCGTCTGA